GTCAGCTGATGCCAGACGGGCACAGATCAGTCTATCCCGGGCGTTGTCGCAGCCCGACATGACACAGTGGTGCCACCTTCCTTCTTCCTGTGTGCCCTGATTCCTTTGTTGGCCGCGCCTGGATGGGGCGCAAGCTGTGCTGGCGACCCCGGTATGCACTGGGGTGCTCGAAGCGGGTGGCCCCGATAAGCCATGACAACCCCCGGTTGTCTGGGCCAAAATATATGATAAAAAGACTGAGATTGTAAAAACATGGCGTCCAAAGACGGGAACGGTGTCCAaggagacgatggcggagCCGAGGCACGAGTAAGGCAAGTGCGCCGCGATTCGGCTAATGCTTCCAAGCACCGACATATACATGTGTCAGTCATAATAGCGCCAGTCCGCGGACACAGGAAGACGCCAGGAGCCAAGTATCGTAAGAGTCATGCTTGAAGCTGCCAAGGAGGGCGTCGCAATGAGACTGAGCAATACCCACAAGCCTCATCGGGGTCAACCGTTGGACGGCAAGCCCCATCACAACATGAAGGAGGCTTGACCATCTGCCAAGGTAGGGACGGGTGGATATCACTGTTACCGGCCCCTACACCCTCTGTTTTCATGTGACGTAGCTCTGCGCGAATGGTCCGGGAAGTAGATGTGCCGGAGccggcccaggccgccgcccagcgggGAGGCAGCGGGTGCCGTTGTTCATGACGACGTGGGCAGGGGGCCTGAAGCGGTTCGCCAGACGCAAGCCATTGAACATACGCACCACAGAGCATGACCATCATCTCCATAACAGACGTCGACCTGTTCGATGGCGTTGGCATCAAGCACGTGCGCAACCAGTGCTTCCAGGCGAGCCCCGGCAATGTCCTGGAGCccaggtcgtcgcccgacgtGGTCATCGACGGCTCCGGTTGCACGTTGATGCCTGGCCTCATCGACTGCAAGGTCGATATTGATGCGTGTCCGATGGCGCTCCCGTCCTTTGCCGCATGCGGCGTCACAACCGTCATAGACCTGGTCAGCACAAGCGCAGAGAACCAAGCGATGCGCAGAGAGTCCCGGCACCCGAAGATGCCTAGCTACCTCGGGTGCGGATGGGTCCTTGGGCCCGAGACGGTCGCCTCAGAAGGATTATTTTCCTTTCGCGCCGTACGGGTCGTGAGAACGCCAGCAGAGGCGACGCGTCTTGTGGAGGAGCTGATCGCGGACCCGGCACGCGCCGACtacatcaacgccatcgcggACCAGCCGGGCTTGGACTCGGACACTCTGGAAGCCACTGTCGCCGCGGCACACCGGCACGGGAAGCTGGCTATTGCTCACACGTCGCAAACTAAGGCGTacgacgcggcgctgctcgccggctTCGACATCGTCACAGGCgtccccgtcgacgggccTTTACGCgcggagacggcgcaggGGTTCGCGCAACgaggcatcgccgtcgttcCCACGCTTTTTTTCGTCCAGAAGGCGCTCCAGGACGAAACGACTCGCAATGGTCGCAACTTtggccacgccgtcgccgcggtgaGGCAGCTGTATAGCGCCGGCGTCTGCATCTGCGCGGGCACGGCTGCTTACCAGCATCGCAGCACGGGCATCCCGTTTGGTACCAgccttctcgacgagctggagcttCTGTCGCGAGCGGGGCTGTCGAATCTTGATGCCCTTCGGTCCGCCACATTCGTGCCCGCAAGCGTGTTTCGGCTGCACGACCGAGGCAGCGTCGACCGCGGCAAGAGGGCAGACCTCGTGCTCGTCTATGGTAGTCCACTGTCCGACTTGAACGCGATGAGAAGGATCCGGCAGGCTTGGATCGAGGGAGTGGAGGTTCAGGTGGAGATGAAATTGGAAGtgaaggccgaggccgaggccgaaaGCAAGGGGTAAAGGAGGACTCACGACCTTTTAACATTGGCCCTTTGCCGGGCGAGCGTCCTGTAGCACATGCCCGGCTTTTGCGTGAAATTTCTTAGGCATAGTCCTCATTATCAAAGGAAAAGATGATTAAAGGGAACTGCGTTGTCTCTACCGCCCTGCATGGCCGCACATCAGCGTGTGGTTGCAGTTTTCTCTCACAACCTATCCTCACGCACACGATCTCGAGTGCGGCCTCGGAACCCGGCTAGGCTTGGGGAAAGGATAGGCAGCAAGAAAGAAAAGGCAGTGTTATTATTGCATTGttggaaaaaaaaaatttGGTGGTAGAGGGCCGCCTCTCTGGTCACACGACATAGGGCCATATTCTGTCGCCCAATGTCAAGTTGACGTCATCGTCCCAAAGGCGGAGGGAGACATAAATGAGACTCCCAGCGGGCCTGTTAGATGACCAGTAACTGGCTGCCGGCGTGCTCCCAACCAAGGGGATCCTCCGGGGAAACTGGACGCCAGCACAGCTACCAAGGATGAGAGCGCAGCGTCACCACCCAGAGTCCAGCAGGCAACTTCTCCCGAAAccgccgggcgggccgggggggacCCCGCCACGCGGCGAAGCTATCCAGAGATTCAAGCGCAGCCAAGTGAAGCTGGCATGTGATCGTATGTTTGTTGATCGCCCAACGCATCGAGTGAGGTGCTGCTGACTAGGGCGTGTTCCAGGATGCCGAAAGCGTAAGGCCAAGGTCGTTGTTGACCTCTTCCGCGGTTCTAGTATATCATCAAAGGACATCAACTCTGACGGAAGCAGTGCGATGGCCGTCGGCCATCCTGCCGGTCGTGCCTTGCAGCCCACGCCGAATGCGTGTACGCCGGACCAGGCGCGACCCTGAAGCAACGCctggcggagctggagggTGCATATGCAGATGCAAAGAGATCACTGGACGCCATGGGAAAGTCTGCGGAATGGAGGACTCTGGACCATTCAAGGCGTGCCGGAGACTCGCAGGGAGTCGACGATGTGTTCTCCCGAGCAGCCAGCGGCTTGGACGGGCGGCCAACCTCAGTCTCAGACGGCGAGCCAAGTCAGCGACTGCACCTACAAGAAGGAAGCCCCTCGACAACGTTTCTAACTTGGAGCGCCTTGGGGGAATTCAGGCCCGTATTGCCATTGTCGCGGTGGACGGCGGTGACACGCGACGAAGGGGTTTTGAACCATCTCTTCGCCTTGTTCTGGACCTGGGACCATTCACTGGCCCGGATCCTGCATCgcgagctcctgctcgacaGCCTCACCGCAGATCCAGAGGCTCCCGGTCACATAGACACGTGCTTCTGTTCCCAGCTCCTGATCAACTCGATCCTCGCAATCTCGACGGTGCGCAGACGCAtatgcgtcgtcgtctccgttAATGATACCTTGCTGACCAAGCCAGAGCTGTTTTTATAAGAGCGATGGCCCGAGCATGTTTGCGCTCCGCGGTAGTAGCTTCGCCGATGAAGCATTCCAGCTTCTTGCCATCCAGCAGGAACCCATCGAGGTGTCGCTGATGCAAGGAGTGGCCATCCTCTCCGTACACGAGATGACGTTTGGCGACTTACCCCTGGGCACGAGTCTGTTTTTCGACAAGCTCAGCGCCCTCaagtcgtcctcgacggttTTTGATGGGCCTGGATGGCTCGGGTATGATCGTGGGAACCCAAAGGCGAGCAAGGTGGAGCAGGCAATGGCGTCCATTGCCAACGGGTTCCACTGCCTTGACGTGTAAATGATGACTTGCTCTTTAGGACAAAAGCGTTGGGACGGCCTCATACTAACAGGGCTGGCGTCGCCTTAGGAGAATGAGCTTGATTGCGAACCGTCCAGCGACCGCGCTAGGTTTGTCCGGAACACCCCCGCCTCAAGAAGAGAGCGTCTCCCCGTTATGGACCCCCTATCCCGTCGCAGCGGAGCCGCAGCTATTGTATCATAGCCAAGTCAGCGCGGCCGAGTACGAGCTCACGCAAATGGCCTGTGAGTTTTTACCTGCCATAGAGGAAAGTCGCTCGAGCGTGGTGCCCGACTATTGCAGCTGCAAGGAGCTGTACGATCGCTTCCTCGCGTGGAAGTCATCCAGTCCAGACATGCTCAGATGTCAGACGATTCAGGCCCCGAGCTGGACAAATCTCCTGTATGGCGTTGCCCCAATGGCACCAAGAATGCCCCTGGACCTGGAGATGCAGGCTAACTTCGGCAGAGTGTGGTTCGAGCTGGTGTGCCTAAAGCTCCTGGAGCCGTTTCTGGGCCTCTCGTTCTTGGGCTTCGACGGGGGTGAGTCGGCTCGTTCGCTCTCACGATCGCACTGCGAAAACCTCATCTCGCATCTGTGGAACTATCGCGCTTCGTTCGGGATGCGGCTTGAGTGCTGGCTAGTGTACGCCTGCCATGCCTCGGTCGCGAGCTTGCTGACCAACCTGCCGCTTCCGGGTCCTCACGAGGACCTTCTCTGTCGCGGATGCGAGCTGCTGTTCGAGATGGGACACTATATGCCCCGGGCAAACGACCTTCTCCTGGCTCTCCAGGACGAAGCCTCCCTTCGGAACATCGAGATACCGAACGCGTGTAAGCCGTACCTCGACGCAGGCGCGGCCTTGGCACGGCGCATCAGCATCAGAAACGTCACGCCTCTGTTGTTTACGCCCGCAAGCGAGGGGCTAGAGCTGCCATCATGTCAGGTCACTTTCGGGAGCCACATAGAAAGACTGGAGGAGGAAGATCTGGATCAGCGCGACGGAGAGGGTCAGTATGTTCGAAATGAGCCCGAGTAAGAATGCCTCTGCAAGCAGTCAAAGTGCAAAGGGAGGCAGACTATGTGTGTAAGTGGGCTCAATGCCAAAAGGCGCCTCAAAAAGACAGACACTGAGTAATGAGAAACCCAATGCCAAGTGTGCAAATACTAAATGGAGACCTCCAGAAATGCTAAGAAAGTGAGTGGGTAAAATACGGGCATGAATGAAGCCTTACCAGGATGAAGTTGGGCCGAAGACTTGCGAAGCATCATGTCTGGTGCAAGGGGTGGAACCAACAATGGTTGCCCTTAGCGTATTACCTGGTCACATAAGCGATATGTTCGCAGATTTTGCGCTTGGGCCAACAGCAAACAGCCTGGCGTCTCATGTTCCTGCACACCCTCCTCTGCGGCTGTTTTTCAGTCTCTGGGGCCATGGTGTTGTTGtgcctcgcgctgcagcacctATGTTGGGTAAGCGGGGGATCGCAAGCATTCATCGCACCGGCAGGGCCAGGCGTATGTCGCTGTCAAGCTGACAACAGACTTGCCGAAAAGTACGGAGTACTTTAATGAGGGGATACGCACGtatgcctgcctgccctggaTCAGCAGACAGAGAGCCAAGGGGTTGTTGGCGCACTGGAGCCCCGGCCCCACGAAGCTCGGGCCCGAAGAGGGAGCCGTTTTAGGGAGACGGATGGCATTCTGCGACCGAGCATTGCGGTCGGCACCCGGCGTAACACACAGTCGTTATGTGATGATGGGGGCGGGTTGGCGTGTTGTTCCAATGCTACGCAAACATCACACATGTGGCTCGGTCTCGGGGCTCGCGTTTTCGTCCCTGGCCAAGACTCTCGCGGATATAGAGTCAGAGCGCCCGCCGACTCTTTGAGACAATAATACGTGACAAAAGTTCgcacaccgccgccatgccgccacTCCGAGTCCTCATCTCCGGCGCGGGCATCGCCGGCCCGGCGCTCGCCTTCTGGCTCGGCCGGCTCGGCCACACGTGCACCATCATCGAGCGCTCCCCCAGCCTGCGCGCCAACGGGCAGCAGATCGACCTGCGCAAGCagggcatcgaggcggcCCGTCGCATGGGCATCCTCGAGTCGATTCGCGCGcacctcatcgacgagctcggcctccaGGTCGTCGATTCGACCGGCCGGCAAAGGGCGCTGTTCgcgcgcatcgaggacgacaccgccggccggcagggcTTCACGAGCCAGTTCGAGATGCTGCGTGGGGACCTGGTCAAGGTGTTGGTCGACCTTACAAGAGGAGATGCGGCTGAGTACCGGTTCGGCGTGTCCGTGGACGCATTCGAGCagcaagacgacggcgtcaaggtTACACTTTCGGACGGCACCAACGGTGTATACGACCTGCTCGTTGCGGCAGACGGCCAGGGATCGCGCATTCGCAGGATgatgctcaaggacgaggccgaacTAGATGTAACTCGCCACCTCGGCGTCAACATGGCCTACTTTACGATCCCGCGCCAGCCCACCGACCCGGACCTCGCCATCAGCTACACGGCGACCAAGCAGCGCTTGATATTCATACGGTGGCACTCACAGGCACAAGGGCAGGTCAACTTTGGGACCATGGCGCACGCAGCAGAGTTCGCCGACgcgttgcagcagcacgacgacgccgcgcaaAAGGAGCTGTTCGCGCGCACGTTTCGCGACGCCGGGTGGCAGGCGgagcggctcgtcgacgagatgAATCGCACCGACGACTTCTACTCGCACCCCATGGTGCAGGTCCGCGCGGGGGCCTGGTCCCGCGGCAGGGTCGTGCTGGTGGGCGATGCGGGATacgcgcccacgccgctgACAGGCATGGGCACGAGCCTCGCGCTCATGGGCGCGTacgtgctcgccggcgagatcTCCAAGAGCCCcgacgacctgcgcgccgcgtGCGAGGCCTACGAGCGGGAGCTGCGGCCGTACGTCGAAAAGGTGCAGAGGATCCCCAAGGGCTTGCCGGGGCTGGCGTACCCCAAAGGAGAGTTTGGCGTCAAGGTGATCAACGCGCTGATGGGCCTCACAACGACGCTGGGGCTGGACCGAGCGTTGCAACATTCGCTGCTCAAGTCCAACGACCCGTACCGGTTGCCCGACTAccctgccctggctgcgTGAGAGAAGATGGGTTGTCTGTCTGAACTTGTCAAATTTCTAAGGTGAAAAGCAACCTCGAATGGCGCCTACGTCTATAATGTAAAGTAGATCTATCTAATATACAACCCTGCTCAGCTCAGCTATATCCTGTACGCGCCCAACTTTCAGCGGCGGAAGCCGACGTCCTGAAGCCAATCCAGTGAAACCTGATTCATCAGCTGTGTCGCACCGACCTGGCAGTGCTCACCCGCCCCGTCCTCAGCCGTAAAGAGGTGGTGCGTCGCACGACTGCCCAGCTTGTCAGCCAGTCGCTTCGCCTCGCCGGGAAAAAAGGACTCGTTCTCGGCATCGCCCACAAACACCGGACAGCGGATCTTGTCGACCACCGAGTCCAGAGTGTAGGCCTGCGTCTTGTTCAGCCActcggacggcgacggcgtgttGAACGACCAGAGCCCCTGGCCGATGCCCCAGCGGACAGGCGTCGGCGTCTTTGGGTTCGCCAGCAGACCCTTGATggtctcgtcgacgacggtgtaGTTGCCTTGGCGCCAGAGCTCGGTAAGCTCAGGGCCAACCTGGTGCAGCATGACCTCACCAAAGTTGTAGaggccgtcgatggcgatgacggcggcgaggcggtgttcgaacgcggcggcgcggggggcaAGATACCCGCCAAACGAGTATCCCATCAGTGCAATGGACTTGGCGTCAACTTCCTTGCGGCCCAGAGCGTAGTCGACGACCGGTGTGACGACCTTCTCCCATTCCGGGATGAAGCCCAGGTTCTGCTCGCGGCGCACGGTGGGTTGACCGGGGCCTTCAAACGTGATGGCATTCATGCCACGCTGTAGCACAGCCTCGACCATGACGTGGTACAGCTcctcctgcgcgccgtcgtaGCCGTTGCACATGATGACTGTCGGCCGGGGCTCTTTGCTACCACTGCCATAGAAGATTGCCGGGATCTTGAACCCGTCGCCCTGGAGCGTCACGCGTTGgccggggacggggaggagTGCGATGGCCTTGTTGAAAGCCGCGAGATGCTTCACCCACAGCTCGTTGATGCGCGGGTCCGTCCAGTTTCCGTGAAGGAAGAAGTCGGCGGAGCGCCAGTACGTTGCCTCACGGAAAAGGGCGTTCCTCGCGGAGACGGGGTGCTTGCACGAGTCGACAGCCTTGGCGATGCCGTGGACGCGCTCGGCAGCTTTGGAAAACTGCTTGTACCAGCTCTCAAAGTCGCCAGGGCGGATTTGGCCAGCAGCATCTAGGACTTCACTAACATCGGCACCTTGGTAAGAGGAGACGGCCAGCACCCGCAGGACCTCATAGTTGAAGGTGACGTCCGAGCTTAATTGAAGCATTGTGTGATTGCCGGACGGGCTTTGGGAAGTTGAGTTTCGAGGTTGGAGAGTCCGAGGGGCCCCCGACACTAGCTGCAGAAGTAGGAGAAAGAGAATAGTTATCGAAGCCATGAGTGTTTAATTGagagcgtcgccgccaattGTAGTGTCTTCAAGGTAGCCAAAGAGGACAAGACTGGCTGATGGACGTAATCTAGGAGCATAGGAGCATGAAGAGTGCCATCTTGAGCATGCGCGCATGTTAGGCAGCCTTTTATATTGAATCTGCCTTTTTACAAGGCACGGTAATTCACGCACAAAGCGGCACGTTCGGCGTTCAAGTTCCTGAGATGACGTGAATGCGCGCGAGAACGCGAACTTGAACTAGGCGGTGCGATCGCGAGCGTGCGAGAACGATTTCCCAAGTGGGCAATTACTCAAGGGCCGCTTAGCCGCTTTTGGCGGATGCGAGCACGATGCCCATAAGCAGAACTGCCCGGAGGCTGGCGTCAAGCGCACTTATGCACAGCCCTCCTTCATCAGCCAGAAGGAgaagacgccgcccgcccgtaAGCCTTAGAGTGTGCTTTGACCTGCTCAATGGGCTGCTGCAGTACCGGTGCCCATCGGGTTTGCGCGGACAGCTCCTCGGCAATGGCCAGGACCTCTtgcgccgggccgggcccGATCCACCACATGTGGCCATAGCCGCTGAGAAGAGCAAAGTAGTGTGCCAGTAGCGCCAGAGCCCTCGGCTCTTCCGCGTTGACCAGGTCAAAAAGCCGCCTTTTGATCACCATagggaagacgacgaggagtcTGCATATGTGACCCTCGGGCTCGCCATCTTGTATGGCGCACTGCACGCTGCCGAGGAACGAGAGCGCCTGCTGGTAGGCGTCTTGCGACTCAGCGTCCCAAGGGTCCGAGTCGTCAGCCTGCCTCGTGAGCAATATGTCGAATGCAGTCGACCTGTCTTCGCCACTGTGCCCTTCATCCGCCATGGCGTAGGGGCTTCTCAGGAACTTCCAAGCTATCGAGTCGGGCCGCTCCTTGGCAACGTCCCACGCCTTTTCGTAGAGGGCCATGACGGTGCCGCAGATCATCAGCCACTCGGAAGGGGGCGAGTACGGCACACGGCCCCGCGTCTGGAGCATAGCGTAAGCGCAGACGCGCAGCAGGCTAGACGTCATGCAGAGATTGTCAACGTTCTGCGCGGTGATGTTTTGAAGTGACGCCTGATGCTCGcgcaaggccatggccaggtATCGACGGTGCACGtccgacgagacggcggcggcagtggcatcTGGCGCTGCGCAGGACTGGTGAAGCGCAGCGATGGAGTACATGGAATAGAGAAGAGAATCGCAGCATAGAGACTGCTCTGGGATGGCTTCGGCAAACATGGGCCGGCTCAGGTCGTCGATTGCCGTGCCGGGGCCGGTCTTGGCGACATAGTGGCGCAtgaggccggcctcgagcaggcgCCGCTCGCGAGACTCAGGAGGGTCCGGCTCTGCCGAGCGGCTCGCCAGGCTGTCCGGGTCGTTGGCCGCATTCTTCCGGCGCTGAGAAACCGGggtggagctggagctggagctgtggcccgccgcctctgcctgGGGCCGCTCGTGCTTGTAGACACAGGCCGTGCCGTGGCGCCTGCAGTGCTGGCACTTGGGACGTTGCTCGTTACACTGATGGATCAGTGAGCTCCTGCCTGCATCGAGCCACGCTGCGCTGTGCTATTTACAGACGTTTCAGGCAAGCGAGGGGATGAATGCGAGCTCTGGACGCACCTTGACCCTCCGGAGCTTGCAGCGGGTGCAGCCGAAGCGGGACTTCTTGCAGTTGAGCTTGGGCGCGCGGACGAccccgtcggcgggctcgtccaATGTGTACACGCCGAACATCGGCTCGTAGGCGAGTCAAGGTGGTGCGTGGAAACAATTGATGAATGGATTCGGGTGTCAGGTGATGGGAGGAGGATTGAGGGTGGGCGCGACATGGAGGATGCGTGGCTGACTCAGGGTCGTAAATGTCACGTGTAGCTGCCACCTTGCCACGAGGCAGGAGGTGCCAATCAATTTTGTCCACGCACGTTTCCAGCACGAGGTAGATGAGTCGACGACCAGCGAAGCGAAGCCTCTTGGGAACGACAAGAAGCGTGTGGGTAGCACCGAACGAACGGGCTCCGCTTCGCCCGACCTGACTTGACTTGGGCTCAGCGACCGGTCTCGAACGGCAGACGACTGACTCCCaagcgctcgccgtcgcaTGATCACCGACGGCTTCACAACACcagacgcacgcacacgcacagATGCCGTTATGAGCTGCCCAACGCTGGGCCGGCTAACCAACCCTTCATGGAACGTCATGCCATTGCCTGCGGTGAGCTCGTTTGCCCGACGGCGGATGTCTGACATCTGACCAGGATGCCAGGGAAGCTGCCAAGGTCTCCCAGATGCAAGCCTCAGCGTGCGGGTGGAGTGGATGCCTACCCCGGtcacagctgctgctgcgagaaGTGGATTCAGCCAAGAAGGATCGGTGGAGAAGTGCCGGCTGCGAATCAGCATCCGCCGTTGCAGCTCCACGATTAGGCAAACGCCAAACAGACTTGGCATCGCTTCCAGAAGAGCACCGGTGGTGGACCGAAGGCGATGATGCTGCGGCTACCCCGGTGAGAGGCGCCACGACCTGGCCCGTTCCAGCCCGGAGGATGGGGATAGAGTTGGGGACGGATACGGGGGAGCGGGGAGCCGAACATAGGCAGCACTATGGATGAAATGGAGTTGGTTCGTGGCCACGGAAACGAGCGCAGCGTTTTTCGGGCTAGCAAACTGGCAAACGAGCGTCCCCAGGTCGCGAAGCAccttcctctctctctctctcccttgtGCTCACTGCAGCCCAGGGTtcgcgggtggcggcggcggctgtgaAGCCGGCCTCTCGGAGAGTTGTTGGGCAAGCCTCAGCCCGGGCAACAACCGGCTGGTACACGCCCAGCCGTGACGCCTGTTCGTTTGTCCGTCATTTATTTTTGTGACCCTAGCAAGAGATCAGATCGACAGCCAAGGAAGGGCAAGCAAAAATTGGCTTTTTTGGCTCTCCGCACCACTGCCGGCACCCGCGCCCGCAATTCAGCCCCCACGATGGCGCCAGAGGGCGCTATTGTGGAGCGAATTCAACGTCCGTCTCGACCTGGCGTGAGTTGCGCAATGACTCGTTTGAGATCTGCCTGACGTCTGCTTCATCCAGACGTCGCGAGGCCCTCATCTCCGGACGTCCACTCTGAGGCCCAATTGTGCCACATCCCCGCATCGCCGCACCCCTCGAGTGGAGAGAAATGCTGCTGCCTGCGGATTGTTGGATGAGTTGGCCATTCACGACAAgggggtggcggccgcctccactGCAGGGCGCCGGATGGCTTGTTGGCTGCAACCCTTGATGGCCCCCGGCCGTTCTGGCAGCGGTGaacatggccgccgacgcctcgccctcgtgTAACTaacacgccgccgtctgaTGCCCGCCAAGTGCGCCGCTGTGCTCTCCGCCAGCTGTTAGTACAGGCGCCGGCACTTGGCTCTCGTGCGTACTCCGCTAactcgcggcggcagcctcgtccaAAAGCAAACGTTGGCGTGCCGCATGACATGGGTGCGGCCAGTTTCGCAGGAGGGACGGCCGCACCAACCCCGGTCATGAGCAAGGACTGGATGAAAGCTGGGCTGGACGGCACGCTTGGAAACCGAGGCCAGTGGCGTTGTGTCCCGGACCTCCCAAGATGCAGCCACCTGCGTGATTCCCTCGTCTTGATCCCGGCATTATTTAAGCCATGCCCGTCCTTGTTGCCATCGAGGGGATCCTCCTCGTATGCTCCCATCC
This sequence is a window from Purpureocillium takamizusanense chromosome 8, complete sequence. Protein-coding genes within it:
- a CDS encoding uncharacterized protein (EggNog:ENOG503P178~COG:G); protein product: MTIISITDVDLFDGVGIKHVRNQCFQASPGNVLEPRSSPDVVIDGSGCTLMPGLIDCKVDIDACPMALPSFAACGVTTVIDLVSTSAENQAMRRESRHPKMPSYLGCGWVLGPETVASEGLFSFRAVRVVRTPAEATRLVEELIADPARADYINAIADQPGLDSDTLEATVAAAHRHGKLAIAHTSQTKAYDAALLAGFDIVTGVPVDGPLRAETAQGFAQRGIAVVPTLFFVQKALQDETTRNGRNFGHAVAAVRQLYSAGVCICAGTAAYQHRSTGIPFGTSLLDELELLSRAGLSNLDALRSATFVPASVFRLHDRGSVDRGKRADLVLVYGSPLSDLNAMRRIRQAWIEGVEVQVEMKLEVKAEAEAESKG
- a CDS encoding uncharacterized protein (COG:K~EggNog:ENOG503PB1N), with amino-acid sequence MRAQRHHPESSRQLLPKPPGGPGGTPPRGEAIQRFKRSQVKLACDRCRKRKAKCDGRRPSCRSCLAAHAECVYAGPGATLKQRLAELEGAYADAKRSLDAMGKSAEWRTLDHSRRAGDSQGVDDVFSRAASGLDGRPTSVSDGEPSQRLHLQEGSPSTTFLTWSALGEFRPVLPLSRWTAVTRDEGVLNHLFALFWTWDHSLARILHRELLLDSLTADPEAPGHIDTCFCSQLLINSILAISTSCFYKSDGPSMFALRGSSFADEAFQLLAIQQEPIEVSLMQGVAILSVHEMTFGDLPLGTSLFFDKLSALKSSSTVFDGPGWLGYDRGNPKASKVEQAMASIANGFHCLDVRMSLIANRPATALGLSGTPPPQEESVSPLWTPYPVAAEPQLLYHSQVSAAEYELTQMACEFLPAIEESRSSVVPDYCSCKELYDRFLAWKSSSPDMLRCQTIQAPSWTNLLVWFELVCLKLLEPFLGLSFLGFDGGESARSLSRSHCENLISHLWNYRASFGMRLECWLVYACHASVASLLTNLPLPGPHEDLLCRGCELLFEMGHYMPRANDLLLALQDEASLRNIEIPNACKPYLDAGAALARRISIRNVTPLLFTPASEGLELPSCQVTFGSHIERLEEEDLDQRDGEGQYVRNEPE
- a CDS encoding uncharacterized protein (COG:C~COG:H~EggNog:ENOG503NZTC), translated to MPPLRVLISGAGIAGPALAFWLGRLGHTCTIIERSPSLRANGQQIDLRKQGIEAARRMGILESIRAHLIDELGLQVVDSTGRQRALFARIEDDTAGRQGFTSQFEMLRGDLVKVLVDLTRGDAAEYRFGVSVDAFEQQDDGVKVTLSDGTNGVYDLLVAADGQGSRIRRMMLKDEAELDVTRHLGVNMAYFTIPRQPTDPDLAISYTATKQRLIFIRWHSQAQGQVNFGTMAHAAEFADALQQHDDAAQKELFARTFRDAGWQAERLVDEMNRTDDFYSHPMVQVRAGAWSRGRVVLVGDAGYAPTPLTGMGTSLALMGAYVLAGEISKSPDDLRAACEAYERELRPYVEKVQRIPKGLPGLAYPKGEFGVKVINALMGLTTTLGLDRALQHSLLKSNDPYRLPDYPALAA
- a CDS encoding uncharacterized protein (COG:O~MEROPS:MER0048191~EggNog:ENOG503NY9X); protein product: MLQLSSDVTFNYEVLRVLAVSSYQGADVSEVLDAAGQIRPGDFESWYKQFSKAAERVHGIAKAVDSCKHPVSARNALFREATYWRSADFFLHGNWTDPRINELWVKHLAAFNKAIALLPVPGQRVTLQGDGFKIPAIFYGSGSKEPRPTVIMCNGYDGAQEELYHVMVEAVLQRGMNAITFEGPGQPTVRREQNLGFIPEWEKVVTPVVDYALGRKEVDAKSIALMGYSFGGYLAPRAAAFEHRLAAVIAIDGLYNFGEVMLHQVGPELTELWRQGNYTVVDETIKGLLANPKTPTPVRWGIGQGLWSFNTPSPSEWLNKTQAYTLDSVVDKIRCPVFVGDAENESFFPGEAKRLADKLGSRATHHLFTAEDGAGEHCQVGATQLMNQVSLDWLQDVGFRR
- a CDS encoding uncharacterized protein (COG:S~EggNog:ENOG503Q0T5) → MFGVYTLDEPADGVVRAPKLNCKKSRFGCTRCKLRRVKCNEQRPKCQHCRRHGTACVYKHERPQAEAAGHSSSSSSTPVSQRRKNAANDPDSLASRSAEPDPPESRERRLLEAGLMRHYVAKTGPGTAIDDLSRPMFAEAIPEQSLCCDSLLYSMYSIAALHQSCAAPDATAAAVSSDVHRRYLAMALREHQASLQNITAQNVDNLCMTSSLLRVCAYAMLQTRGRVPYSPPSEWLMICGTVMALYEKAWDVAKERPDSIAWKFLRSPYAMADEGHSGEDRSTAFDILLTRQADDSDPWDAESQDAYQQALSFLGSVQCAIQDGEPEGHICRLLVVFPMVIKRRLFDLVNAEEPRALALLAHYFALLSGYGHMWWIGPGPAQEVLAIAEELSAQTRWAPVLQQPIEQVKAHSKAYGRAASSPSG